One Falco peregrinus isolate bFalPer1 chromosome 6, bFalPer1.pri, whole genome shotgun sequence DNA segment encodes these proteins:
- the KCNJ8 gene encoding ATP-sensitive inward rectifier potassium channel 8 encodes MLARKSIIPEEYVLARIAAENLRKPRIRDRPRKARFIAKNGACNLAHKNIREQGRFLQDIFTTLVDLKWRHTLVIFTMSFLCSWLLFAMMWWLVAFAHGDMDPSTESTTNSTKWTPCVTCVRSFTSAFLFSIEVQVTIGFGGRMMTEECPLAITVLILQNIVGLIINAVMLGCIFMKTAQAHRRAETLIFSRQAVIAVRNGKLCFMFRVGDLRKSMIISASVRIQVVRKTTTPEGEVIPIHQVDIPVDNPIESNNIFLVAPLIICHVIDKRSPLYDISATDLALQDLELIVILEGVVETTGITTQARTSYIAEEILWGHRFVPIVTEEEGVYAVDYSKFGNTVKVAAPRCSARELDEKPSILIQTLQKSELSHQNSLRKRNSMRRNNSIRRSNSMRRTNPSLIVPKVQFITPEGSQSASET; translated from the exons ATGTTGGCTCGGAAGAGTATCATCCCTGAAGAGTATGTGTTGGCACGAATCGCTGCCGAGAACCTGCGCAAGCCACGCATCCGAGACCGGCCACGCAAAGCCCGCTTCATCGCCAAGAATGGGGCATGCAACCTGGCACACAAGAACATCCGTGAGCAGGGGCGATTCCTGCAAGACATTTTCACCACCTTGGTGGACCTGAAGTGGCGTCACACACTGGTCATCTTTACTATGTCCTTCCTGtgcagctggctgctctttGCCATGATGTGGTGGCTGGTGGCTTTTGCCCACGGTGACATGGACCCAAGCACAGAAAGCACTACCAACAGCACAAAGTGGACACCATGTGTGACATGTGTCAG GTCTTTCACCTCCGCTTTCCTCTTCTCCATTGAAGTTCAGGTGACCATTGGTTTTGGGGGCAGGATGATGACAGAAGAGTGTCCCTTGGCCATTACCGTCTTGATCCTGCAGAACATTGTGGGTCTGATCATCAATGCTGTCATGCTGGGCTGCATATTCATGAAAACTGCACAAGCTCACCGGCGGGCTGAGACCTTGATTTTCAGCCGGCAGGCGGTCATTGCAGTTCGAAATGGCAAACTTTGCTTCATGTTTCGAGTGGGAGACCTGAGGAAGAGCATGATCATTAGTGCCTCGGTGAGAATCCAGGTTGTGAGGAAGACTACAACCCCCGAAGGAGAAGTCATACCCATTCACCAAGTAGATATCCCTGTAGATAACCCCATTGAAAGCAACAATATTTTCCTTGTGGCTCCCTTAATCATTTGTCATGTCATAGACAAGCGGAGTCCTCTTTACGATATCTCCGCTACTGACCTGGCGCTCCAGGACCTGGAGCTCATCGTGATACTTGAAGGAGTCGTAGAAACCACTGGCATCACGACACAGGCAAGAACCTCCTACATAGCAGAGGAGATCCTGTGGGGTCACCGCTTTGTGCCCATTGTCACGGAAGAGGAAGGCGTGTACGCAGTCGACTACTCCAAATTTGGCAACACTGTCAAAGTGGCAGCGCCGCGTTGCAGCGCTCGAGAGCTAGATGAGAAGCCGTCTATTCTCATCCAGACCCTGCAGAAGAGCGAGCTGTCCCACCAAAACTCCCTGAGGAAACGCAACTCCATGAGGAGAAACAACTCCATTCGGAGGAGCAACTCCATGCGAAGAACCAATCCCTCCCTCATCGTGCCCAAAGTGCAGTTCATCACGCCTGAGGGGAGCCAGAGTGCCTCAGAAACATGA